CAGGATATGTACTGGATACTCATACAGCCGTAGGGAAAGCTGTGTATGAAAAATATAAGAAGGACACACAGGACAATACAAAGACGGTTATTGCTTCAACAGCAAGTCCCTTCAAATTTACGAGAAGTGTCATGACTGCCATAGATAAAAAATACGAAGATATGGAAGATTTCCAGTTAGTGGATGAATTATCTGAACTTGCAAAAATTCCCGTGCCTCAGGCAATCGAAGAAATTCGTACAGCCGAAATTCGTCATAACACAACAGCACAGGTGTCACAGATGGCAGAGACCGTTATGAAAATATTGGGAATTTAAAGAGGAAAGGTAAAATGTCAGGAATTGATTTAGAATATGCAAGAAAGAGCTTTCAGGAATATTTAAGCGCTTATGATGCAAAAGATGAGAAGATTAAGTTAAAAAGAGTTCATACCTTTTGTGTGGTAAAAGCAGCAGAATATATTACAACCAGAGAGAAGATTTCGGAAGAAGACAAGGAACTGGCTCTTTTAATAGCGCTTTTACATGATATCGGAAGATTTGAGCAACTAAAGAAATACAACAGCTATGATGATAATATTATGGATCATGCCAAGTTTGGAGTGCAGGTCTTATTTGAAGAAGGGAAAATCCGTGATTTTATCGAAACAGATAAGTATGACGAAATCATTCGGGAAGCCATTTATTGGCATTCTGCTTATCAGTTGCCTGAAATGAAAGATGAACGAATTTTACTTCATTGCAAACTAATCCGAGATGCAGATAAACTGGATAATTTTCGAGTGAAAGCAACGGAAAGTCTGGAGGCACATTTTGATGTGTCAAAGGAAATCGTAGAGACAGAGGAAGTGTCTGATAATATTATGGAAGCAATCCGAGAGGAACGCAGTATTTTGCGAAATGAGAGAACCACACATTTGGACATGTGGGTTTCCTATCTGGCATTTATCTTTGATTTGAATTTTGCTTCCAGCTTTGGATATATCCAGGAGCATGATTATATCAATCATAATATTGACCGCATGAATTACACAAATCCAAAGACAAAAGAGCGTATGGAAGAAGTAAGAAAAATCTGTCTTGCTTACGTGGAAAAGAGAGCGTAAAATCTTTTGATTTTTTTCTTTTCAACTGCGTATTTTTTGTTGAAAAATTTCATATACTAGAGTATAATAATGATATGAAATCCTGGGGTGTGCGATAATCCTATTTATTTTGAACCTACATTACTTTAAACGGGATTCCTATATTGCCGATTTAATGTCAAGCCGTCATTGCGCAGCGGAAGACAGCGAGCCGGTTGCGGTTGCCCACCTAGCATAAGCTAGGAGTCAGAAGATAGGAAACGGCACTCTGGGATTAAAAAAAGCCTTTCGGGGCTTATTTTTTTATTTCATAGGAAACTTCAAGAGACAGGAGAGGGATAAAATGGGTATTACAAAACAGTCCTTTGGAAAAGGTATGGACAATCAGGAAGTATTTTTATACAGTATTACAAATAAAAATCAGATGACAATTACGGTAACAGACTTTGGAGCAACTTTAGTACAGATTTTAGTTCCGGATAAAGACGGAAATAAAATTGACGTTGCTTTAGGATATGATACTGTTGAGGGATATTATAAAAATCCGGGACATTTCGGAGCAACCATTGGAAGAAACGGAAACCGTATTAAAAACGCAGCATTTTCTATCAATGGAAAAGAGTATCCTCTTGCAGTGAATGACAATGTTAATAACTTACATAGCGGTCCAAACTGGTACCGTACCAGAGTATGGAATGTAACAGAGATAGATGAAGAAAAAAATGCAGTTACTTTTTGCATTTTAAGTCCTGACGGGGATCAGGGATTTCCGGGGAACTTTACAGGATATGTGACTTATGAGTTGACAGATGACAATGAGATTGTTTTGCATTATCAGGGAAGCGCAGATGCAGATACCGTGGTAAATATGACAAATCATTCCTATTTTAATCTGGCAGGACACCATGCAGGGGCAGAAGCAATGCTTAATCATACTGTACAGATTTTTGCTCCGGAATATACACCGGTATCTGACTCTCAGGCAATTCCCACAGGAGAAATTCTGCCGGTAGAAGGAACACCGATGGATTTCACAAAGCCAAAGAAAATCGGACAGGATGTAGAAGCAGATTTTGACCAGTTAAAATTTGGCGGCGGTTATGACCACAATTACGCACTGTCCAGAGAAAAGGGAGAAATGAAAAAAGCGGCAGAAGCATTTTCAGAGGAGTCCGGTATTGTTATGGAAGTCTTTACTGATTTACCGGGGATGCAGTTCTATATCGGAAACTTTATTGAGCAGGAACAGGGAAAAGACGGATGCGTATATGGTAAACGGGGCGGTTTCTGTATGGAAACACAGTATTATCCGGATGCCTGCAATCAGGCTGCTTTTCAGAGCTCTGTATTAAAAGCAGGAGAAAAATACGATACAACAACGATTTATAAATTTTCTGTGAGAAAATAACAGATAAAATAGGCTATGACATGAGAAAGCAATCGAAAGAACCTCATGTCATAGCCTTTTTGACTCTTTGCATGAATAAGGAAGAAAAAGCATATATTAGGAGTATGAATTGGAAAGAAAAGTTAAAGTGGAAACTCCTGATTATTCTCATTGCTCTTATAGGAATTTTGATTGTATGGTGTGCCGGAAAAGCAGGAGAAAGGAAAGCGGTCACAGAAAAGGAAATTCTAAGAGAGTATGCACAAAAGGAGAATGAATGGGCAAGTGCAAAAACGGAACTTCCGAAAGAGTCACAGCCACAGCAGGAGGCAGAAGCGCCAGAGGAAGCTATGGAAGAACCTTCTATTCGTGTGGTTTTAATGACAAATGATTATGAAAGCTATTACCATTCAGAGGTTTCCTTGGAATTTCAGGGGAATTATCAAACGGAAGGTGTAATTCAGAAAACATTTTCTTCCGGAGAAAAAATAACTTTGAAAACAGGCTGCCAAGAACTTGCAAATGGCAGCCTGAGGTTTTTGCCGGAAAATCAGGAATGTAGGATTGCCCTTACTTCTTTAAAAAGAGGACAGGGTGTGCCCTCTTATAAAGGGAGCTTAGAAATTTATGAAGATGAATATGGACTGCATCTTGTCAATGAACTGCCTTTGGAGGATTATCTCTGCGGAGTTGTACCCAGTGAAATGCCGTCCTCTTATCCTAAAGAAGCTTTAAAAGCACAGGCAGTGTGTGCAAGGACTTATGCCTGCGTACAGCTTGAAAGCAAAAAATTAGAGCAGCTTCACGGACAGGTAGATGACAGTGTTTCTTATCAGGTATATCAAAATACAGCAGAGGCGGAGTCTGCCAATGAAGCCGTGCAGGAAACAAAAGGAGAAATTCTTTTAAAAGACGGAAATCCTATTCAGGCATATTATTTCTCCACTTCTCACGGAAAAACTAGTACCGACGAGGTGTGGGAAACAGCGTCTCCTGCCTCTTATCTAAAAAGTGTGGATTGTACTTACGACTCCCAAGAGCCTTGGTATCAGTGGGAGGTTCTTGTTTCCAAAGAAAATATTTTGAAAAATGTACAGCAGTTATTGCCGGAAGTAAAAGAGGTACAAAGGGTGGAAATTGTAGAAAAAGGAGAAGGGGATGCGGTACTGCATCTGAAGGTGGAAACAGAGCAAGGAGCAAAAAGCTTTTATAGTGAATATGATATTCGTTCTGTATTAGCGCCTTTGGGAGCAGAAATTATTCGACAGGACGGTTCTTCTGTAAAAGGGGGAAAGCTCCTTCCTAGCGCTTATTTTACAATGGAAGAACAGACAGATACGGCAGGTGTGTGGACCGGTTATCAGATAAAAGGCGGAGGCTATGGTCATGGTGTAGGTATGAGCCAGAATGGAGCAAAGGGCATGGCAGACACGGGAAAAACTTATGAGGAAATTTTGAACTATTTCTATCAGGAAGTAGAGCTTGGGCAGGTGCAGGATGTTGTCAAGAAGGAAAATCCATGATACAATGGCTCATATTGTTAAGAAGATGGGGGTGAAAGTATGGTGAAGCGTTTCCTTGGTGCGACAAAAGAATTTATAAAAAGTATGAACGAGCGTCATGTAACGGCTTATGCGGCACAGGCGGCATATTTTATCATACTTTCCTTTATTCCCTTCATGCTTGTTCTAATGACTTCTGTAAAATATACGCCGTTGACAAAAGCAGAAGTAGTTCATGCGCTGCTTCAGGTGTGTCCGGAGAATTTTGAAACTTTTATACAGAGCATTGTAAACGAAGTTTATGAGAAATCTCTGGGTGTTGTGCCTGTTTCTGCTGTAATTGCCATGTGGTCGGCAGGAAAGGGCATACAGGCGCTGACACGAGGATTTAACAGTATTTATCAGGTAAAAGAAACCAGAAATTTTCTCATGAGCAGAATTCGGGCGGTGTTTTATACTCTGGTGTTTGTCATATCCATTATTTTAACGTTGACTTTGCAGGTGTTCGGAAACAGTTTGCAGCGAGAACTAAGCAGCCATTTTCCCTTTATGGAGAAAATCGTAACCATGATTATCAGTATGAGGGTAGTGATTACGCTCAGTGCGCTGTGTGTGGTCTTTTTGATGATGTATAAATTTATTCCCAATCGAAAAGCGACTTTCAGAAGTCAGTTTCCGGGAGCGCTTTTGTGTGCTGTATGCTGGTCTGCTTTTTCTTTTGGCTTTTCTTTATATATTGATTTTTACAATGGCGCTGCAAATATGTATGGAAGTATGACAACTATTGTCTTAGTGCTTCTGTGGCTGTATTTTTGCATGATGTTTGTGATGCTGGGCGCACAGGTGAACCATTATTTTGAGGCGAAAATCGAGGAGGTGCATCAGATGGCTGCTCAGATGATTAAAAAGGAATACTATCAGCTTTTGCAAAGTGATGAGGATGAGGAAAAAGAAGATGAAAGAAAATCTTGACAGCAGATAAGAAAGTGGATAAAATAAAGGGCAGATATGAAAAAAGCAAAGAAAGTGTCAGTAGATACCTGTTTTCTGCCAGAGATGGAAAGTCATTGGCTGTAAGCTTTCCTCAGTTCAGACAGATATTGAAATTCCCACCGGAGCTGCATTTTTGAAACTGTATGTTACAGAAGTAGGAGATGACGTAACTGTGCGTTAAACAGATACGAGTGCCTGTCATGTGTTTGACAGGAACGAGGGTGGTACCGCGAGATTGTAATGACTTCGTCCCTTTTAGGGGCGGAGTTTTTTTCTTTGCATCTAAATATAGAAATAAAAGGAGAAAGTCATGAAAGAAAAATTACAGCATATTCAGGAAGAAGCTGCAAAGCGTATTCAGGAAGCAAATTCTTTGGATAAGTTAAATGAAGTGCGTGTTGCATTTTTAGGTAAAAAAGGTGAATTAACTGCAGTTTTAAAAGGAATGAAGGACGTTGCCCCAGAAGACAGACCAAAGGTTGGTCAGTGGGTAAATGAGGTAAGAGCTGAGTTAGAAGGTCTTTTAGAAGAAACAAAGGCAAAATTAGAAGCAGAAGCTTTAGAGAAAAAGTTAAGAGAAGAAGTCATTGACGTAACGCTTCCAGCAAAGAAAATGGAAATCGGACACCGTCATCCAAACACCATCGCACTGGAAGAAGTAGAGAGAATTTTCATCGGTATGGGCTATGAAGTAGTAGAAGGTCCTGAAGTAGAATATGACTTATACAACTTTGAAAAATTAAACATTCCGGAAGGACATCCTGCAAAAGACGAACAGGATACTTTCTATGTAAATAAAAATATTGTACTTCGTACACAGACCTCACCGGTACAGGCTCGTGTAATGGAAGAAGGCAAGCTGCCAATTCGTATGATTGCACCGGGAAGAGTGTTCCGTTCTGATGAAGTAGATGCAACACACTCTCCGTCCTTCCATCAGATTGAAGGTCTTGTTATTGACAAACACATTACTTTTGCAGACTTAAAGGGAACTTTGGAAGAGTTTGCCAAAGAACTGTTTGGACCGGAAACAAAGACAAAATTCCGTCCTCATCACTTCCCATTTACAGAGCCAAGCGCAGAAGTAGACGTTTCCTGCTTCAAATGCGGAGGCAAGGGCTGCCGTTTCTGTAAGGGCTCCGGTTGGATTGAAATTTTAGGCTGCGGTATGGTACATCCACATGTACTGGAAATGTGCGGAATTGATCCGGAGGAATACACCGGATTTGCATTTGGCGTAGGTCTTGAGCGTATTGCACTTTTGAAATACGAAATTGATGATATGCGTTTATTATATGAAAATGACACAAGATTTTTACGTCAGTTCTAGGAGGAGAAAGAGAAATGAATACATCATTATCATGGATTAAAAAATATGTGCCGGATTTAGATGTGAGCGCACAGGAATATACAGATGCAATGACTTTGTCAGGAACAAAGGTAGAAGGCTTTGAGAAACTGGATGCAGACCTTGAAAAGATTGTTATCGGACAGATTGAAAAAATTGAGAGACATCCGGATGCCGATAAACTGATTGTTTGTCAGGTAAATATTGGTACAGAAACTGTTCAGATTGTAACAGGGGCTTCCAATGTGCATGAAGGAGATAAAATTCCGGTTGTATTAGACGGCGGAAGCGTTGCAGACGGAACAAAAATTAAAACAGGAAAGCTGCGTGGCGTAGAGTCCTGCGGTATGATGTGCTCCATTGAAGAATTGGGCTCAACAACAGAATTTTATCCGGAAGCAGCAGAAGACGGTATTTATATTTTTCCGGAAGACGCAGAAGTAGGAGCAAGCGCTATTGAAGCTTTAGGTTTCAACGATGTGGTATTTGAATACGAAATTACTTCCAACCGTGTAGACTGTTACAGTGTAATCGGTATTGCGAGAGAAGCAGCGGCTACTTTCCAGAAACCATTTTATCCACCGGTTGTAGAAGTAAAAGGAAATTCTGAAGACGTCAACGATTATGTAAAAGTAACCGTAGAAGACAAGGAGCTTTGCCCTCGTTACTGTGCAAGAATGGTAAAGAACGTAAAAATCGGACCTTCACCAAAATGGATGCAGCGTTGTCTGGCTGCAAACGGTATTCGCCCTATTAACAATCTGGTAGATATTACCAACTATGTTATGGAAGAATTCGGACAGCCAATGCACGCTTATGATATGGATACCATTGAAGGACAGGAAATCATTGTTCGCCGTGCAAAAAAAGACGAAAAATTCGTTACTTTAGACGGTCAGGAAAGAGTATTAGATGACTCTGTACTGATGATTTGTGATGGAAAGAAGCCTGTTGGAATTGCCGGAATTATGGGTGGAGAAAACTCCATGATTACAGAAAATGCCACAACCGTTCTCTTAGAAGCAGCTTGCTTTGACGGTGTAAATATTCGTCTTTCCAGCAAAAAAGTAGGACTTCGTACAGATG
The DNA window shown above is from Blautia hansenii DSM 20583 and carries:
- a CDS encoding HD domain-containing protein encodes the protein MSGIDLEYARKSFQEYLSAYDAKDEKIKLKRVHTFCVVKAAEYITTREKISEEDKELALLIALLHDIGRFEQLKKYNSYDDNIMDHAKFGVQVLFEEGKIRDFIETDKYDEIIREAIYWHSAYQLPEMKDERILLHCKLIRDADKLDNFRVKATESLEAHFDVSKEIVETEEVSDNIMEAIREERSILRNERTTHLDMWVSYLAFIFDLNFASSFGYIQEHDYINHNIDRMNYTNPKTKERMEEVRKICLAYVEKRA
- a CDS encoding aldose epimerase family protein, which codes for MGITKQSFGKGMDNQEVFLYSITNKNQMTITVTDFGATLVQILVPDKDGNKIDVALGYDTVEGYYKNPGHFGATIGRNGNRIKNAAFSINGKEYPLAVNDNVNNLHSGPNWYRTRVWNVTEIDEEKNAVTFCILSPDGDQGFPGNFTGYVTYELTDDNEIVLHYQGSADADTVVNMTNHSYFNLAGHHAGAEAMLNHTVQIFAPEYTPVSDSQAIPTGEILPVEGTPMDFTKPKKIGQDVEADFDQLKFGGGYDHNYALSREKGEMKKAAEAFSEESGIVMEVFTDLPGMQFYIGNFIEQEQGKDGCVYGKRGGFCMETQYYPDACNQAAFQSSVLKAGEKYDTTTIYKFSVRK
- a CDS encoding SpoIID/LytB domain-containing protein; this encodes MNWKEKLKWKLLIILIALIGILIVWCAGKAGERKAVTEKEILREYAQKENEWASAKTELPKESQPQQEAEAPEEAMEEPSIRVVLMTNDYESYYHSEVSLEFQGNYQTEGVIQKTFSSGEKITLKTGCQELANGSLRFLPENQECRIALTSLKRGQGVPSYKGSLEIYEDEYGLHLVNELPLEDYLCGVVPSEMPSSYPKEALKAQAVCARTYACVQLESKKLEQLHGQVDDSVSYQVYQNTAEAESANEAVQETKGEILLKDGNPIQAYYFSTSHGKTSTDEVWETASPASYLKSVDCTYDSQEPWYQWEVLVSKENILKNVQQLLPEVKEVQRVEIVEKGEGDAVLHLKVETEQGAKSFYSEYDIRSVLAPLGAEIIRQDGSSVKGGKLLPSAYFTMEEQTDTAGVWTGYQIKGGGYGHGVGMSQNGAKGMADTGKTYEEILNYFYQEVELGQVQDVVKKENP
- a CDS encoding YihY/virulence factor BrkB family protein is translated as MVKRFLGATKEFIKSMNERHVTAYAAQAAYFIILSFIPFMLVLMTSVKYTPLTKAEVVHALLQVCPENFETFIQSIVNEVYEKSLGVVPVSAVIAMWSAGKGIQALTRGFNSIYQVKETRNFLMSRIRAVFYTLVFVISIILTLTLQVFGNSLQRELSSHFPFMEKIVTMIISMRVVITLSALCVVFLMMYKFIPNRKATFRSQFPGALLCAVCWSAFSFGFSLYIDFYNGAANMYGSMTTIVLVLLWLYFCMMFVMLGAQVNHYFEAKIEEVHQMAAQMIKKEYYQLLQSDEDEEKEDERKS
- the pheS gene encoding phenylalanine--tRNA ligase subunit alpha, producing the protein MKEKLQHIQEEAAKRIQEANSLDKLNEVRVAFLGKKGELTAVLKGMKDVAPEDRPKVGQWVNEVRAELEGLLEETKAKLEAEALEKKLREEVIDVTLPAKKMEIGHRHPNTIALEEVERIFIGMGYEVVEGPEVEYDLYNFEKLNIPEGHPAKDEQDTFYVNKNIVLRTQTSPVQARVMEEGKLPIRMIAPGRVFRSDEVDATHSPSFHQIEGLVIDKHITFADLKGTLEEFAKELFGPETKTKFRPHHFPFTEPSAEVDVSCFKCGGKGCRFCKGSGWIEILGCGMVHPHVLEMCGIDPEEYTGFAFGVGLERIALLKYEIDDMRLLYENDTRFLRQF